GCCGCCTGCCCGGTCGCCCCAATACAGCAACAGCGCGAAAACCATGTTGGCCCAGGCAATAGTTGCCGCGCCGCGCAGGCCGTCTACCAGCCCGCTCGACACCACCGCAAAGCCGACCACGAAGATCGGCACGCTGGCGCCGACAAGATAAAGCACAAGGCGGCCCGCCTCTGTCATTTCGCCGCGCAGCAGCATCCATGCGCCGCCGATAAGCTCCAGCACATCCTTGCGGAAGTAGATCAGCACCGCGAACAACGACCCCACATGGATCGCCATGTCGATCAGCACCCCCTGATCCGCCCAACCGGTCAGTTCATCCACCAGCGCCAGGTGGCCGGAAGATGAAATGGGCAGGAATTCAGTCAGCCCCTGGATGATGGCCAGGACGATGAGCTGGGAGAGGGGCATGGGCATGGTCCGGTGTGAGCGGCGGAAGGGCCTTGAGGCATCAGAGCGCGGGCGCGGTTTCATCAATACCCAAGAACGGCCACAAAACAATGATGGGAAGGGGATGATTGGGGGATGGCTTAACGCCGCAATTGGGCTATCTCCCTTGCCCCGCGAATAAGCTAGACTTGCTCACATTATGCGCCGCCTGCTTCACCAGCCCCTCGATCCCGTCTGCCGCAAGATCCGTCTGGCGCTTGCGGAGAAGAAACTCGCTTTCGAGACCAACACCGTGCGCCCCTGGGAACGGCGGGAGGAATTCCTCGCGCTCAACCCGGCCAGCGAGGCCCCGGTGATGATCGAGCCGGACGGGACCATTGTCAGCAATCACCGGGTGATTATCGATTATCTCGACGAGGTCTATCGCGACCCGGATGGCGGCCTCGTGCTGCTGCCCGGCGGGCCGGTGGAGCGCGCCGAGGCCCGGCGCATCGCCGAGTGGTTCGATGTGAAGTTCGCCGAGGAAGTGACACTCAACCTTGTCGACGAGAAGATCACCCGCCGCTTTCTGCCGCGCGACCTGGGCGGCGGCCCGCCGGACACGGAAGCCGTGCGCATCGGCATGCACAATGTGGGCTACCACCTCGACTACATCTCGTTCCTGGTGGAGCGGCGCAACTGGCTGGCCGGCGACATGCTGACCGTGGCGGACCTTGCCGCCGCGGCCCATCTGTCATCGGTTGATTATCTGGGAAATGTTCCGTGGGCGGATTTTCCAGAAGCCAAGGAATGGTATGCGCGCATCAAGTCGCGTCCGAGTTTCAGGGCTCTGTTGGCAGACCATGTGGCCGGTATGCCCGCAGCCTCGCACTACGCCAATCTCGATTTCTGATAGCCGGTCGGCGGCTGAGTCCTATTTCTCCACGTCCAGCGCCTCGAGCCCCTTGCGGGCATCCTTGAGGGCTGCAGCGTAGGGATTGTCCGGGTCCACATCGCCAACAAGGCGGGCCACGGCCACCCAGTCCGCGCGGGCGCCCGCATCATCGCCGCGGGCGAGGCGCAGCGCCCCCCGCTCGACCAGCGCGAACGGGTCTTCCGGGGCAAGAGACAGGGCACGGCTGATGTCATCTGCCGCCGCGTCATGGTCGCCGGTATGGCGGCGGGCGGCGGCGCGCAGCACCAGCACGTCGGCGGAGGCCGGCACAAGCGCCAGCACCTGGCTCAGATCGGCATCGGCTGCACCATAATTCCCTGCTGCGGCGTGCGCCCGGGCGCGGTCCGCCAGCAGCACCGGGTCTCCCGGTGTCAGCGTCAGGGCCGCATCAAGCGCCACCACGGCGTTCTCGCCGCTGCCCGCCAGCAGCCAGGCATTGCCCGCCTGCGCCAGTAGGTCAGCCCGGTCTTCCGGCCCGCCCGCATCAGGCGCATCGGCAAGGTCACCAAGGCGGATCGCGGCATCACCGAAGAGGCCAAGCTCCACCAGCGCCAGTGCCTCGCAATGGCGCGCGGCGGCACCGCCGCCATTGCCGCGCCAGGCGATGGCTTCGTCAAAGGCCTGGTCCGGGTCGCGGGCGACAAGCTTCAGGCAGTCGCGATAGCGGGCAGCACTGTCTAGGTTGTAGGCCGCCGGCTGTGGCGTGCCTCTGGCTTCCGCCTGCGCCGGTTCCTGAGCCAATCCCTGGGCATGGCTGTGGGCGGGCTGGAACACCACGAGCAGCAACACGAGCCCGGCGATCAGGGCGCCGACCCAGGCAAAAAACAATCGTGCGGCTTGCAACATCTCTTTCATGGGCGGTAGCGTCGCCCGCGCCCATGGCCTTTTCATGGCGGCGGTTTGGCAACTTCTTGCCTGCCCTCACAACCGCTTGATCCCGCTCACTCAATGCCGCTCACTCAAGGAGACATCGTGCCGCGTCTTTTCTGCTTCGGCCTCGGCTTTTCCGCCCTCGCTTTCGCCCGTGCCGTGCAGGCGCGCGGCTGGCAGGTGGCCGGGACCTGCCGCAGCCGGGACAAGGCGCAGGCCCTACGTGCCGAGGGTATCGACGCGCATGTGTTCGGGGATGATCCGCTTCAGGATTTTGCGTCCGCCCTCACCGGCACGACCCATCTTCTGGCCTCCGTACCGCCGGGCGACAATGGCGACCCGGTGCTCGCTGCCCATGGCGAAGACATCGCCGGCCTCAAGGACCTTGAGTGGATCGGCTATCTCTCGACGACGGGCGTCTATGGCGACCGTGACGGCGGCTGGGTCAACGAGACAAGCATGCTGCTGCCCACCACCGCCCGCGGCAAGAAGCGGGTGACGGCGGAACTCAATTGGGGCGACCTTGCCACGCGCATGGATGTGCCGCTGCACATCTTCCGGCTGGCGGGCATTTACGGCCCGGGCCGCAACCAACTCGTCTCCCTGCGGAAGGGCACCGCGCGGCGGGTGGACAAACCCGGCCAGGTCTTTTCCCGCATCCATGTCGAAGACATCGCCCAGATCCTCGAAGCGGCTGCCCTGTCGGGCCTGCCCGGCGGTGCCTTCAATGTCTGCGACGACGAAGCAGCACCGCCGCAGGATGTGGTCGCCTTCGCAGCGGAGCTTCTCGGCATTGAGGCCCCGCCGCTGATCCCCTTCGAGGAAGCAGAGATGTCGCCCATGGGCCGCAGCTTCTATGCCGAATCAAAGCGGGTGAAAAACGACCGCCTGAAAACCGATCTCGGCATCACCCTGCGCTATCCCACCTATCGCGAGGGCCTGAGGGCGTTGGCCGATGCAGGCGATGGCAAAGCCTGAAGCGACCCATCCCGTCGCGGGCGCGGATCAGGCGCCGGTTATGTCATCCAACGCCCGTGTAAGGCGGGCAATGTCGGCGGGTTCCGACAGTCTGTGGTCGCCGGACTTCACCAGCGTGTAAGTCACATCGTTCCCTTCCAGGGCCTCCACGATGTTGAGGGCGTGCTGCCAGGGCACATCGTCATCCCGCATGCCCTGCAGGATGCGCACCGGACAGGTAACGGGGATCACCTCCTGCATGATCAGGTGCTTGCGCCCGTCCTCGATCAGCTCGCGGGTGATCTCGTAGGGCTCGTCATAGTCCGACGGCTGTAGATAGCGCCCGGTCTCCATGATCTGGGTGCGAATGTCATCCGAGAAACCGGCCCACATCAGCCGCTCAGTGAAGTCCGGGGCCGGAGCGATCAGCACCAGCCCCTTGAGCCGGGCCGACTGTTCCCGAGCCGCAAGGGTGCGGGCTGCCAGCAGGGACAGCCAGCCGCCCATGCTGGAGCCGACGAGAATCACGTCGCCCTGCGCCAGCTCGTCCAGTACAGCCATGCCGTCATCGAGCCAGCGGGAGATCGTGCCCTCTGCGAAAGCACCCGACGAGGCGCCATGGCCGAAATAATCGAAGCGCACATAGGCCTGGCCGCGCGCCCTCGCCCATTCCTCGATGGCGGTTGCTTTTGAGCCCGTCATGTCGGACTTAAACCCACCGAACCAGACCACTGTCGGCCCTTTGCCGGGCGTTGCATGATATGCAAGCGTCTGCCCGCCGGGCCGGGCCAGTGTGCTGGGCTGGCCGGAGGTCGTATGCTGGTCTTGGTCGTCGGTCATTACACTGCCTTGCTGCTACTTGGGGTCGGAAGAACTAGACATGTCGCAGGAGCTTACAGCGCCAGGCGTGCTTCAGGTAATCCCGCAGCTGGACGCGGGCGGGGCGGAACGCTCCTGCGTCGAGGTGGCCAGTGCCGTCGCCGCGCGCGGCTGGCGCTCCTTCGTCGCCACCAATGGCGGGCGGCTTGAAAGCGAGCTGCTGCGGGCGGGCGTGACGATCTTCCACATGGATGCGGCCTCCAAGAACCCAATGGTGATGCTTGAGAATATCGGCAAGATCCGCCGCATCATCCGGGCCCGCGACATCTCCATCGTCCATGCACGCAGCCGCGCACCGGCCTGGAGCGCGCTTGCCGCCGCCCGCGGCGAGAAGGTGCATTTCGTCACCACCTATCACAGCAAGGTGCATCTCAAGCCGCGCTGGAAGGTGTTCTACAATTCGGTCATGGCGCGCGGCGACGCGGTGATCGCCAATTCCCGCTACACCGCTGACCGCATCATGATGGCGCATGGCACACCGGTCGAGCAGGTTCACCCCATTCCGCGCGGCTTCGACCTTGAAGCATTTGATCCGGATGGTGTGGACGAGACGCGCGTGGCAGCGCTGCGGGCGGAGTGGGGCGTGGAGGGTGATAACCGGCCCATCGTGCTGCTGCCCGCCCGCCTCACCCGCTGGAAGGGCCCGCTGCTGCTGGTCGATGCCGCCGCCCGTGCCAAGCTGCCCGCGCGCTATGTACTGGCAGGCGACGCCCAGGGCCGCACGGAATTCGAGGCAGAGGTGCGCAAGCGCATCGCAGAGCATGGCCTTGAGGGCGATGTCACCCTGGCAGGCCACGTAGATGACATGCCCGCCGCCTACAAGGCCGCCGACATCGTCGTCTCCGCCTCCCTTGATCCTGAACCCTTCGGCCGCATCGCCGTCGAGGCCCAGGCCATGGGTGCCCTGGTGATCGCGCCGGATCACGGCGGCGCGCAGGAGCAGCTGGTCACCGACCCGGCCCATGCCCGTACCGGTTGGCTGTTCGCGCCGGGAGACGCCGACGCGCTGGCAGGCACCATCGACGACGCGCTGGCGCTTGGTGCAGACGACAAGGCCCGCATGGGCGCCCGGGCCCGGCGGCACGCCATCGAAAGCTTCACGTCGGACGCCATGTGCGCGGCGACACTCAAGGTCTATGAGGACGTGCTCGCGTCATGAGCCGGGCGGACGTCACACGGGCCAGGCAGCGCATTCTGGTCATCAAGCTCGGCGCGCTTGGTGATTTTGCGCAGGCGCTCGGCCCCTTCGAGGCCATCCGTACTCATCATGATGAGCTGGATGCAGCTACCGGCGGCTCCGGCCATGCCCATATCACGCTGCTGACCACACCGCCCTTCCGCAAGCTGGGCGAGGATACCGGGTTCTTCGACGCGGTCTGGGATGACGGCCGGGCAAAGGGCTTCAGTGCCATGCTGTCGCTGGTCCGCCGCATGAGCTGGGCACGGTTCACCCGCGTCTATGACCTTCAGACCTCGTCTCGGTCATCGCTGTACTTCCACCTGCTGTGGCCGCGCACGGAATGGTCGGGCATCGCACGGGGCTGCTCGCACCCCCATGCCAATCCGCAGCGTGACCTTATGCACACCATTGACCGGCAGGCCGAGCAGCTGCGCGACGCCGGCATTGCCCACACACCGATGCCGGATGTAGCGCGCCTGCGTGGCACACGCCCTGCAGCGGAGCTTCTGGGCACAGACGCGCCCTATGGTCTGCTGGTTCCGGGTGCCGCGCCGCACCGGCCGGCCAAGCGCTGGCCCGCAGAGTATTTTGGCGAGGTGGCGCGAGCCTGGGCTGACCGGGGGCTGCTGCCTGTCATTGTCGGTACCGCGGGCGAGAAGCCCCTGGCGGACGCAATCCGCGCCATCGCGCCTTCCGCGCTGGACATGACCGGGGCGACCAGCCTCAACGACATCGTGACACTGGCCTTGGGGGCGCGTGCTGCTGCGGGGAATGACACGGGGCCCATGCATCTGGTGTCGCTTGCGGGCACGCCGAGCGTTGCGTTGTTCGGCAGCGACAGCGACCCTGCGCTTTGCGCGCCGCGCGGTGCATCCGTTTCGGTACTGCAAGCGCCTGAGATTTCAGCCATCACGCCGGAGGCCGTTAACGCGGCATTGGGGGCTTGCGTGGGAATCTCGGAGGCTGAGGCTTGAAAACCGCTGCGATTCGCGAAATATAAGCGGTTCAACACCTTTGTTTTCATTGGACGGGGCTTGCGGGACCATTTTGATCGACGTTTTCTCCCGCGCCGTCCTTACGGGAGAATAGCACGATCGCACGCCGCCCCAACATGGCGCCCCCTCCGAAGCAGGAGGGCCCGCGCGCCAATAACCAGATCAACGTTCCTGATGTCCGGCTGATTGACGCCGAGGGTGAGAATGTCGGTGTCGTTGCCACCGACCGCGCCATGGAAATGGCCCAGGAAGCCGGTCTTGACCTGGTTGAGGTGTCCCCCACCGCCAAGCCGCCTGTTGCCAAGATCATGGATTACGGCAAGTACAAATATCAGGCGCAGAAGAAAGCCGCTGAGGCCCGCAAGAAGCAGAAGACGGTCGACGTCAAGGAAGTGAAGATGCGGCCGAACATCGACACGCATGACTATGACGTGAAGATGCGCAACATGCTCCGCTTCTTTGAAGAAGGCGACAAAGTGAAGGTCACCTTGCGCTTCCGCGGCCGCGAAATGGCCCATCAGGATCTCGGGATGAAACTGATGCACCGGGTGCGCGACCAGGTGGACGAGATTGCCAAGGTGGAACTGCACCCCAAGCTTGAAGGCCGTCAGATGATCATGGTGCTGGCACCGCGCTAAGGGCGCGCCCACCATCAGGAAGCTGGAAAGGCCAGTGCTCCGACAGGCGGGGCGCTGGCCTTTTTGCGTTCATCCCCCTTTTCAGGTAGCCAATTACCACTATTGCGAGTCATTTGCATTATAAGTTATAGACCCCTCACCGGTGGCTGGCTGCCGGAAGCTGGGGGAAATTGACGCTAACCGCAGACAAACGTGGGAGCGCGACTCTGCCCTCAACTTGATTTTGAGTCTTAGTATCATTTTGGGGGACCAATCTCGATGTCGATCGTCCATTGCCGTCCGGCCGCAAGGCACCTGGCCGGCGCGCTCCTTCTCAGCGTGGCGCCAGCCGCCCTGATGCCTGCCCTGGCGCAGGAAACCGCGCCTCAGAACCCACCGGAGACCGCGCAGGAGGCCGCACCCGCTGCTTCGCCGGACGCTGTCCGCGAACTTGCGCCAATCACCGTTGAAGCTACCGGCGAATCCGCCGACGGCCCCGTTGAGGGCGTGTTCGCAACCCGCAGCGCCACGGCCACCAAGACTGACGCCCCGATCGCGGAAACCCCGCAGTCGATCACCGTCGTGCCGGCAGCCGCCATCGAGGCGCGCAATGCCAACTCCGTGGCGGAGGCCCTGCGCTATGCCACCGGCGTCACCACCGAAAACCGCGGCGGGTCCGTCTCCCGCTACGACATGTTCACGGTGCGCGGCTTCCAGGTGAACCGCGAATATCTCGACGGCCTGCAGCTCCAGTACAATGGCTGGTACGCGATCCCGCAGATCGACACCTCGATGATCGAGCGCGTGGAAGTGCTCAAGGGCCCGGCCTCGGTGCTGTTCGGCAACTCGCCCCCCGGCGGCCTCGTCAACCTCGTATCAAAGCGCCCGCAGGACACGGCCTCTGGCAAGGTTTCGGTCGGTATCGGCACCAACAAACTGCGCGAGGCAACTGTAGATACGACCGGTCCGCTGGATGATGAGGGCGAGTTCTCCTACCGTCTGATTGCCAAGGCCCACAGCAAGGACGGCCAGGCCAAGACGACGGAAGCCGAGCGCGTGCTGGTGGCCCCGTCCCTCACATGGAAGCCCAGCGACCGGACCTCGCTGACAGTGCTTACCCATTATCAGCGCGATCCGAAGTCCGGCTCCTACGGCGCTGTTCCCTCCCTCGGGTCCGCCTTCGACAATCCGCTCGGCCAGCTCGACCCGGACTTCTATGACGGTGACGTCAACTGGGAAGAATTCGACCGGACGCAGATCGCCGCCGGCTATGAGTTCGAGCACAGCTTCGACGACACCTGGACCGTTCGGCAGAATTTCCGCTACCTCGAAACCGATATCGATTACCGCAGCGTCTATCCGACAGCCCTGGCGGGCGACAACCGGACCCTGGGCCGCGCGTCGATCTATTCGGACGAGCGCACCAAGAGCTTCGCCGTTGACAACCAGATCCAGGCGAAGTTCACCACGGGTCCCATTGAGCACACGCTGCTTGCGGGCCTGGACTACTGGAAGCTCAATTCGGACGCCGAGATCGGCTATGGGGCCGCGCCCACGCTTGATCTTTTCGCCCCGAACAACAACCAGCCGATCGCCTCGATCGCGCCGTCGCGGCGGTGGGATTTCGATCACCACCAGACGGGCATCTATGTCCAGGAGCAGCTCAAATGGGGCGGCCTGACCGTCCTCGCCGGCGGCCGGAAGGACTGGTATGAGCGCGACGACACGGAGCTTCTGTCAGGCACGCCTGCGGACCTTGAGCAGGACAATTTCTCAGGCCGTGTGGGGGCTCTCTACCGCTTTGAAAACGGCATCGCGCCCTATGTCAGCTACGCGGAATCTTTCGAGCCGCAGAGCGGCACGGATTTCGCCGGCACGCCTTTCAAGCCCACCACCGGCCAGCAGACCGAAGTGGGCGTGAAGTATCTGTCGCTTGATGAAAGCGTCATGGTCACGGTCGCAGCGTTTGACCTCTACAAGCAGAATGTCACCACCCGCGACCCGGCCAATCCGGCCTTCAACATTCAGACCGGTGAAATCCGCTCCCGCGGTGTCGAAGTCGAGGGCCATCTCGATCTCACGAACGGGCTTGGCCTTTCCGCCTTCTATACGTTCCTTGATACGGAATACACGAAGGACAATACCGGCCTTGTCGGCAAGACGCCCGTCTGGGTTGCCAAGCATAACGCGTCCCTCTGGGCGGATTACACGTTCGACCAGGACACGATCCCCGGGCTCAAGGTCGGTGCTGGTGCGCGGTACACGGACGGTTCCTGGGTGGATGCCGCCAATTCGCGGCAGCTTGATCCGTTCACCCTGTTCGATGCTTCCATCGAATACGACCTGGGCGCGATCACCGCTGACCTTGAAGGCACATCCGTGCGTCTCAATGGCAGCAACATCACAGACAAGCGGCATGTGGCCGGCTGTTTCTCCTCCGGCTGGTGCTGGTTCGGCGAGGAACGGGCGGTGACGCTGACTGTTGCCCATGAGTGGTAGGTGACACCATGAAACCCCGCATGATCGCCGTTCTGGCGCATCGCTATGTGGGTCTGGCGACGGCGATCTTTCTCGCCGTCGCCGGTCTCACCGGCTCCATTATCGCGTTCAATCATGAGCTTGACGAACTGCTGAACCCCTCCCTGCTGGAGCGCCGCGGCGACGCGCCGGTGCTGCCGGCACTTGATATCGTCGAACGGGTAGAGGCAGCGTACCCGGAGCTATACGTGTCGTTTGTCGACCTCGAAATCGACCCGGCGCACAATCTCGTGGCCAGCGTGTCCGAACGCCGCATTCCCGGTGAAGGCGAACCGGCGGAGCTGCCCTTCAACCAGGTGTTCATCGACCCGGCGACGGGCGAGGTGCTGGGCACGCGCGAATGGGGCGCCTTCCGGCTCGATGCGCCGCATCTCATCCCCTTCATCTACAAGCTGCACTACAGCCTGCATCTCCCCGGCGTGATCGGGCTTCTGCTGATGGGCATCGTCGCAATCCTGTGGACCATCGACTGCATGGTGGGCTTCTACCTCACCCTGCCGCGCGGGGCGCCGTTCTGGAAGAAATGGGGGCCTGCCTGGCGCATCAAGAAGGGCGCGACGGGCCACCGCTTCAACATCGATTTTCACCGGGCAGCGGGGCTGTGGCTGTGGCCGCTTCTGTTCATGCTGGCGATGAGCGGCGTGGCCCTCAATCTGCCGGATCAGGTCTTCCGGCCGATCGTGTCGCTGGTGGCGGATCTGTCCCCCTCCATCAACGATCTTGCTGCGGAGCGCCAGGGCATGGGGGCAGAGGGTGAGCCAAAGCTCGGTTTCTCCGATGCCCTCGCCCTGGCTGAGCAGCAAGCGCCTGAGCACGGCATCACCCAGCAGCCGGGCATGGTCTGGCATCCGCGCACTTATGCCGCCATCGGCGTTGCCTATGGCGAGCATCACGGCACGGGGCTGGGCAATTCATGGATGTTCTTCGATGACCGAACCGGCGACCTCCTGCATGTGGAGATTCCCGGTGCCGGCACAGGCGGCGATACATTCGTGCAGCTTCAGTTCCCGCTGCATTCAGGCCAGATCATCGGCCTGCCGGGCCGGATCATCATCTCCGTCACGGGACTCATCACAGCCGCCTTGTCGATCACCGGCATCCTGATCTGGTGGCGCAAACGCAAGCCCGCCCGGGCCCGTGCGCGGGCCGCAAGGCCGGCTGCGGCCTGAGAGGTCCAGCGCCGATGACAAAGAAGGCCGGCAGTCGCAGGACTGCCGGCCTTCTTGCTTTTCCGGAACCCGCATGGGGGGCCATCTGTTTACACGGCAAGAGCAGATGAAAGGACGACACCATGACCGACCTTATGAAGACGCTTGCCATTGTTGGCCTGATGGCCGTTCCCGCCGGCGGTTGCGCGCTGGGTGTTGCGGCCGGCGCCGGCTACACCGTGGCCGACGAAGTGGATGAAGGCGACGGCGAATTCGACGTGCTGGAAGATGCACGCGGTGAAGGCAACGGCGCCAACTAAGTCCCGGCCACACGGCCATTTCCATCAGAGACCTGCCAGGCCGGGTAACCGGTCCGGCAGTGAGCAAGGTCCGGATGCTGCGCCCCTGTGGCAGCCGGGCCTTGCGACCTCTTGCGCGGTCGTCTGGTGGCACAGGCCCTCGTCAGACCTTGAGGCGGTCGGCGAAGAAATCGAGGATTTCGTCGCGCGCCCGGCGCGTCGGCTCACCCTCTTCATCAACCAGATGCACCGTCACGACGCTGTGGGGCGTGGTGACGAATTTCTGGTGGAAGGGGCTCAGATCCCTGGTATTCGCCGCTTCGTCCGGAAGCACCCGGCCATCGAAGCGATCTCCAAGCGCTTCCGCATAGCGCGCGAAGCGTTCCGCCTGACAGAAATTGTCGCCCTCAAAGCGGTAGGCCAGCACCGTCAGGTCATCTTTCTCAAGCCGCTCGCGCACCGCTGCCAGTTCCTCCGGCGGGCTTTCCACCTGGCCCGGCTCATCCAGCGGCAGGGAGGGCTGCGACAGGACCGGGGCCAGCACCGATTCCTCAAGCGTCATCGACAGGGCGAAATTGCCGGTGAAGCACATGCCGATGGCACCGACACCCGGCCCACCGCATTCCTCATGGGCGAAGCGCGCCAGCGCCCTCAGCCACTGGGTCACCGGGCTCGCCTTGCCGTCCGGGTTGCCCTTGGCAAAGGCGCGGAACTCAGCGCTGACGCAGGCGTGCTGGAACACTTCCGCGCTGCGCGCCTCATCCGGCACCGCGCCGTCATCACCGAACAGCGACGGCATATAGACCGTGAATCCTGCGTCCCGCACCCAGCGGGCAAACCGCGCCACGTGGGGGCTGATGCCGGGCATTTCCGCCATCACGATCACAGCCGGGCCGCTGCCGGTTACATGGACGGTCTTGCTGACCCCGGGCGTCGCACCGTCGAGGGTGATGGTGCGCCGGGTGAAATCTTCCAGCGCATCCGGCTGGTTCAGATCGCGTGATGATGTGGACATGGTGCCCTCCCCTGTTTCGACCGTATCGGCAATAAGCCCGCCACATGGGCGACAAAGCCGCAGGAGGGAAGACCAAGCGCCATCACATTTGCGCTCCCGCCAATGCCAGCCATGCCTGCCGCGACCCGCCACAAAAGCGTCATCACATCTTCACGAAATGCACCCGGGCGGCAGAAGAACGAATTCTTCCACTATTTCAACTGGTTATGAGATTCACGCACCTGGTGCGTTGAAGTGGGTCAATGAGGGGAACCCCGGGCGCAGCGGAGACTTGTTTCCGCAAGAGCGGCCATCACAAACCGCTTACCGTGCGTCAACAGGGACAGAAAATGGCCATCGGACAGAAATCCGACCGCAGTGCCGCCTATCAGAACGCCCATACTCGCCGTTCAGGCCGCCGCTTCCACAAACACGGCACCACCGGCGGCTGGAAAGGCCGCAAGACCCAGCTGCGCCCCTGCGGCGCCCCCGGCGACGAAACATGGGATCCGCAAGTGGCCGGTGAGTAGCGTGCTTCGCCTCATGACCGGCCGGGAAAACCAGCCGGACCAACGGCTTATCCTGTAATTTGCCCCGCAGGGCCCTTGCATCGCGCAGGCGCCCCCTCTATAACCCCGCGTCTTGAGTGCCGCCTGGCCTGAAAGGGCATGCCATGGCGGTGTGGTTGCTGACTTCGGCGCCGGACTCATCGGTCCGGCGCTCTTACGTTCAAGGAAAGACGCGAAATGCCCAAGATGAAGACCAAGAGCGGCGCCAAAAAGCGTTTCCGCCTCACGGCTAAAGGCAAGGTGCGGTCCGGCCAGACCGGCAAGCGCCACGGCATGATCAAGCGGTCCAACCGTCAGCTGCGCAACCAGCGCGGCACGACGATCCTGTCCGATCAGGATGCCCGCATCGTCAAGAAGTACATGCCCTACGGCTAGGGCCTGCCCCTACCCGACAACGCTTGAGGAGAAACTCATATGGCACGTGTCAAACGGGGCGTTACCACTCACGCCCGTCACCGCAAAGTTATCAAGAAGGCCAAGGGCTATTACGGCGCCCGGAAGAACACCTTCCGCACCGCCACCCAGGCCGTGGACAAGGCTGGTCAGTACCAGTACCGCGACCGCAAGGCCCGCAAGCGGACCTTCCGCAGCCTTTGGATCCAGCGCATCAACGCCGCCGTGCGCGAGCACGGCCTGACCTATGGCCGATTTATCAACGGTCTCAGTGTCGCCGGCGTTGAGGTGGACCGCAAAGTCCTGTCCGACCTCGCGATCCGCGAACCTGAGGCCTTCAAGGCTCTGGTCGATCAGGCGGCCGCCGCGCTGAAGCAAGCCTCTTAACGGCTTTCCCGTCCTTCCGGACGGGGCACATGAAGAACAATCGCTGTTTGCCCGCGCGGGCGTCTGCCGGTTCAGCCAGAACCGGGCCTGACGCCCGCACGTGCACCAGCGATTTTTTTATGCGAAAAGGCGCCTCACCTCCTGCGCCGGAACGAGACCTCTTACATGTCTGACCTGAAGAGCGAAGCTGCTGCCCTCGAAGAGCAGTTCACCCAAGCCATCACCGATGCCGAGAGCCTCGACGCCCTCGAACAGGTGCGCGTGGCAGCCCTCGGCAAGAAGGGGCGGGTGTCCGAACTGATGAAGGGC
The sequence above is drawn from the Pyruvatibacter mobilis genome and encodes:
- a CDS encoding glycosyltransferase family 4 protein, producing MSQELTAPGVLQVIPQLDAGGAERSCVEVASAVAARGWRSFVATNGGRLESELLRAGVTIFHMDAASKNPMVMLENIGKIRRIIRARDISIVHARSRAPAWSALAAARGEKVHFVTTYHSKVHLKPRWKVFYNSVMARGDAVIANSRYTADRIMMAHGTPVEQVHPIPRGFDLEAFDPDGVDETRVAALRAEWGVEGDNRPIVLLPARLTRWKGPLLLVDAAARAKLPARYVLAGDAQGRTEFEAEVRKRIAEHGLEGDVTLAGHVDDMPAAYKAADIVVSASLDPEPFGRIAVEAQAMGALVIAPDHGGAQEQLVTDPAHARTGWLFAPGDADALAGTIDDALALGADDKARMGARARRHAIESFTSDAMCAATLKVYEDVLAS
- a CDS encoding alpha/beta hydrolase; translation: MTDDQDQHTTSGQPSTLARPGGQTLAYHATPGKGPTVVWFGGFKSDMTGSKATAIEEWARARGQAYVRFDYFGHGASSGAFAEGTISRWLDDGMAVLDELAQGDVILVGSSMGGWLSLLAARTLAAREQSARLKGLVLIAPAPDFTERLMWAGFSDDIRTQIMETGRYLQPSDYDEPYEITRELIEDGRKHLIMQEVIPVTCPVRILQGMRDDDVPWQHALNIVEALEGNDVTYTLVKSGDHRLSEPADIARLTRALDDITGA
- a CDS encoding glutathione S-transferase family protein, which encodes MRRLLHQPLDPVCRKIRLALAEKKLAFETNTVRPWERREEFLALNPASEAPVMIEPDGTIVSNHRVIIDYLDEVYRDPDGGLVLLPGGPVERAEARRIAEWFDVKFAEEVTLNLVDEKITRRFLPRDLGGGPPDTEAVRIGMHNVGYHLDYISFLVERRNWLAGDMLTVADLAAAAHLSSVDYLGNVPWADFPEAKEWYARIKSRPSFRALLADHVAGMPAASHYANLDF
- a CDS encoding SDR family oxidoreductase; translation: MPRLFCFGLGFSALAFARAVQARGWQVAGTCRSRDKAQALRAEGIDAHVFGDDPLQDFASALTGTTHLLASVPPGDNGDPVLAAHGEDIAGLKDLEWIGYLSTTGVYGDRDGGWVNETSMLLPTTARGKKRVTAELNWGDLATRMDVPLHIFRLAGIYGPGRNQLVSLRKGTARRVDKPGQVFSRIHVEDIAQILEAAALSGLPGGAFNVCDDEAAPPQDVVAFAAELLGIEAPPLIPFEEAEMSPMGRSFYAESKRVKNDRLKTDLGITLRYPTYREGLRALADAGDGKA
- a CDS encoding undecaprenyl-diphosphate phosphatase; its protein translation is MPLSQLIVLAIIQGLTEFLPISSSGHLALVDELTGWADQGVLIDMAIHVGSLFAVLIYFRKDVLELIGGAWMLLRGEMTEAGRLVLYLVGASVPIFVVGFAVVSSGLVDGLRGAATIAWANMVFALLLYWGDRAGGTSRTLREMSWGQALIIGLSQIAAIMPGASRSGVTMTAARFLGFDRKEAARFSMLLAIPTILGAGAATAMELIDSGNTTLQTDAVIAAFLSFLAAWLSIAVFMRLLENISLTPFVIYRVVLGAALLGWLYLG
- a CDS encoding glycosyltransferase family 9 protein, which encodes MSRADVTRARQRILVIKLGALGDFAQALGPFEAIRTHHDELDAATGGSGHAHITLLTTPPFRKLGEDTGFFDAVWDDGRAKGFSAMLSLVRRMSWARFTRVYDLQTSSRSSLYFHLLWPRTEWSGIARGCSHPHANPQRDLMHTIDRQAEQLRDAGIAHTPMPDVARLRGTRPAAELLGTDAPYGLLVPGAAPHRPAKRWPAEYFGEVARAWADRGLLPVIVGTAGEKPLADAIRAIAPSALDMTGATSLNDIVTLALGARAAAGNDTGPMHLVSLAGTPSVALFGSDSDPALCAPRGASVSVLQAPEISAITPEAVNAALGACVGISEAEA
- a CDS encoding tetratricopeptide repeat protein; translated protein: MKEMLQAARLFFAWVGALIAGLVLLLVVFQPAHSHAQGLAQEPAQAEARGTPQPAAYNLDSAARYRDCLKLVARDPDQAFDEAIAWRGNGGGAAARHCEALALVELGLFGDAAIRLGDLADAPDAGGPEDRADLLAQAGNAWLLAGSGENAVVALDAALTLTPGDPVLLADRARAHAAAGNYGAADADLSQVLALVPASADVLVLRAAARRHTGDHDAAADDISRALSLAPEDPFALVERGALRLARGDDAGARADWVAVARLVGDVDPDNPYAAALKDARKGLEALDVEK